The DNA window TGAATAAGTATAAAACCTCCACGTCTATGAGATACTAAGCGATATCGAATAGAATGCGGAGGTTTTATTTATGTGGGGAATAATCATAGCCCTGGTTTCCGGCGCTTTGATGAGTGTGCAGGGAGTTTTTAACACAGAGGTGACAAAACAGACAAGTATATGGGTATCCTCGGGCTGGGTTCAGTTCAGCGCCCTTATCGCCTGTATCATTATGTGGTTCTTCACAGGCCGTGGCGAGGTGGGCGGGCTGTTTCAGGTAGAACCGAAATATATGCTTGTCGGAGGCATCATGGGAGCCCTGATTACCTATACGGTGATTAAGAGCGTGGGAACCCTGGGACCGGCAAAATCGGCTCTTCTGATCGTAGTGGCACAGATAATTGTGGCTTACGGCATTGAAGTAATGGGACTTTTCGGCGTGGAGAAGGTTGGATTTGAGTGGAGAAAGGCCATCGGTGCCCTGATTGCCATTGCAGGTATTGTAG is part of the [Clostridium] symbiosum genome and encodes:
- a CDS encoding DMT family transporter — protein: MWGIIIALVSGALMSVQGVFNTEVTKQTSIWVSSGWVQFSALIACIIMWFFTGRGEVGGLFQVEPKYMLVGGIMGALITYTVIKSVGTLGPAKSALLIVVAQIIVAYGIEVMGLFGVEKVGFEWRKAIGALIAIAGIVVFRW